From a single Paraburkholderia sp. D15 genomic region:
- a CDS encoding mechanosensitive ion channel family protein, producing MQSCPSRRESEAAPFNGGQPATRAVFHSSSPGDAFDAGFHARRDGSARSLHSGFPHGRSLHARVAAWLRHLSWLAAWLLCIGCLPASAWAAGVVTSTPVIPALQSLINSATATPAAASGASAADAASAPTPASQAELARSLDSVIATLDNDRQRTALVAQLKKLRAVSQNVTPPAPAQPSPGLLGAIASGIASFESDVHQGRTPVRYWGGRFNAAGNELYTIVSGQGQESFGRILFSMIAMLAGWGACAGALIYVQHRLYRRFGIVLGLNPNPTTRELLIFALRRVGPWIVAFLAALLFVRAMPDALGRTLGMVVAYAIVAGAVFSAICLIMFSLFGSGHRRVAVRLLIDHARRALFMVGVCGALGDAAVNYDVAHQLGSNLAALISTAANMTAAILTGYFALAFRRPVAHLIRNRPYEQRNDHKAATDAFDVLAALWHVPVLVLATASVVATLGGSGSSENVLQISVVTALLLVLAFFLSAIVLRMTRPRSARARRRSPYLTRLLRFCGTLLTLFIWLFFFELAARLWGVSLAAVIEENVAARGIAHAVTAIIATVFIAWLLWILVDTAITEALSPGGSRNKGRGPSMRARTMLPLVRNVLLVSIMTIAGIVTAANLGINVTPLLAGAGVIGLAIGFGAQSLVTDLITGLFIIIEDTISVGDWIDVDGGHAGTVEHLSIRTVRLRDGQGAIHAIPFSQIKIVKNLSRDFAYAVFEVRMSFSTDVDQITQLIREVGADLMADFRYRREMLGPIEVWGLDRFDPNWMVVKGQIKTRPLQQWSVARAFNLRLKRKMDEAGIEIPVPQMRVYTSSKDSEGQPLQDDEMSGFVPHVHEAVHEAAHDAMHAQAEKAAAAGPATRGGPHAPLAMARDVSHEPRPAPPPTGQTAPVPPQIPTAGDAGGKS from the coding sequence ATGCAGTCATGCCCATCGCGGCGTGAGTCCGAGGCTGCGCCGTTTAACGGCGGGCAGCCGGCGACTCGCGCCGTGTTTCATTCTTCTTCGCCAGGCGACGCTTTCGACGCCGGCTTTCACGCCCGTCGTGACGGCTCCGCGCGCTCGCTTCACAGCGGCTTCCCTCATGGCCGCTCGCTTCACGCCCGCGTCGCCGCGTGGTTGCGTCATCTGTCGTGGCTCGCCGCGTGGCTGCTGTGCATCGGTTGCCTGCCCGCGAGTGCGTGGGCGGCCGGCGTCGTCACCAGCACGCCCGTGATTCCCGCGCTGCAAAGCCTGATCAACAGCGCGACGGCGACGCCGGCGGCTGCCTCGGGCGCGTCGGCGGCCGACGCGGCGTCCGCGCCGACGCCCGCGAGCCAGGCGGAACTCGCGCGCTCGCTCGACAGCGTGATCGCCACGCTCGACAACGACCGCCAGCGCACCGCGCTCGTCGCGCAGCTCAAGAAGCTGCGCGCGGTCTCGCAGAACGTCACGCCGCCCGCGCCCGCGCAGCCGAGCCCCGGCCTGCTCGGCGCGATCGCGTCGGGCATCGCGTCGTTCGAATCCGACGTGCATCAGGGCCGTACGCCCGTGCGCTACTGGGGCGGCCGCTTCAACGCCGCCGGCAACGAGCTGTACACGATCGTCTCGGGGCAGGGGCAGGAGAGCTTCGGCCGCATTCTGTTCTCGATGATCGCGATGCTGGCCGGCTGGGGCGCCTGCGCCGGCGCGCTGATCTACGTGCAGCACCGGCTGTACCGGCGGTTCGGCATCGTGCTGGGCCTCAATCCGAATCCGACCACGCGCGAGTTGCTGATTTTCGCGCTGCGCCGCGTCGGCCCGTGGATCGTTGCGTTTCTCGCCGCGCTGCTGTTCGTCCGCGCGATGCCCGATGCGCTCGGCCGCACGCTGGGCATGGTGGTCGCGTATGCGATCGTCGCCGGCGCGGTGTTTTCGGCGATCTGCCTGATCATGTTTTCGCTGTTCGGCTCGGGGCATCGGCGCGTTGCGGTGCGCCTGCTGATCGACCACGCGCGGCGCGCGCTGTTCATGGTCGGCGTGTGCGGCGCGCTCGGCGATGCCGCGGTCAATTACGACGTCGCGCATCAACTCGGCTCGAACCTCGCCGCGCTGATATCGACGGCGGCCAACATGACCGCCGCGATCCTCACCGGCTATTTCGCGCTGGCGTTCCGCCGGCCGGTGGCGCACCTGATCCGCAACCGGCCCTACGAGCAGCGCAACGACCACAAGGCCGCCACCGATGCGTTCGACGTGCTCGCCGCGCTCTGGCACGTGCCCGTGCTGGTGCTGGCGACGGCGTCGGTGGTCGCGACGCTCGGCGGCTCGGGCTCCAGCGAGAACGTGCTGCAGATTTCGGTGGTGACGGCCTTGCTGCTGGTGCTGGCGTTTTTCCTGTCGGCGATCGTGCTGCGCATGACGCGGCCGCGCAGTGCCCGCGCCCGCCGTCGTTCGCCCTACCTGACGCGGCTGCTGCGCTTTTGCGGCACGCTGCTGACGCTGTTCATCTGGCTGTTTTTCTTCGAACTGGCCGCGCGTCTGTGGGGCGTGTCGCTGGCGGCCGTGATCGAGGAAAACGTCGCGGCGCGCGGCATCGCGCATGCGGTGACGGCGATCATCGCGACGGTGTTCATCGCGTGGCTGCTGTGGATTCTGGTCGATACCGCGATCACCGAGGCGCTCAGTCCCGGCGGGTCGCGCAACAAGGGACGCGGCCCGAGCATGCGCGCGCGCACCATGCTCCCGCTCGTGCGCAACGTGCTGCTGGTATCGATCATGACGATCGCGGGCATCGTCACGGCCGCCAACCTCGGCATCAACGTCACACCGCTGCTGGCCGGCGCCGGAGTGATCGGCCTCGCGATCGGTTTCGGCGCGCAGTCGCTCGTGACCGATCTGATCACGGGGCTTTTCATCATCATCGAGGACACGATTTCGGTGGGCGACTGGATCGACGTGGACGGCGGCCATGCGGGCACCGTCGAACATCTGTCGATTCGCACCGTGCGATTGCGCGACGGCCAGGGCGCGATCCACGCGATCCCGTTCTCGCAGATCAAGATCGTCAAGAACCTGTCGCGCGATTTCGCGTATGCGGTGTTCGAAGTACGGATGTCGTTCTCCACCGACGTCGATCAGATCACGCAATTGATCCGCGAAGTCGGCGCCGATCTGATGGCTGACTTCCGCTACCGTCGCGAGATGCTGGGTCCGATCGAGGTGTGGGGACTCGATCGGTTCGATCCGAACTGGATGGTCGTGAAAGGGCAGATCAAGACGCGGCCGTTGCAGCAATGGAGCGTGGCGCGTGCGTTCAATCTGCGGCTGAAGCGCAAGATGGACGAGGCGGGTATCGAGATTCCGGTGCCGCAGATGCGGGTGTACACGTCGTCGAAGGATAGCGAAGGGCAGCCGCTGCAGGACGACGAGATGTCGGGGTTCGTGCCTCATGTGCATGAAGCGGTGCACGAAGCGGCTCACGACGCGATGCATGCGCAGGCGGAGAAAGCGGCTGCCGCGGGGCCGGCCACGCGGGGCGGACCGCATGCGCCGCTGGCGATGGCGCGCGATGTGTCGCACGAGCCAAGGCCGGCGCCGCCGCCCACCGGACAGACCGCGCCGGTTCCGCCGCAGATTCCGACGGCCGGCGATGCGGGCGGGAAGAGTTGA
- a CDS encoding cysteine dioxygenase family protein produces MSQALLSTPLSTPLAPSSAGRSASIARLCDALDAIFDACAAFPEPSNSTFFARSMRIVLAEAAADPALLSPAQRESSTDNYRRHLLAADPRGRYAIASLVWLPQQASPVHAHHTWCGYTVLDGTLSETVFEWDDARHCASAARTQARKQGAVSFVRGGRGGIHRLGNRAMADDPATATPAVSLHIYGVAGAQIATHVNDIVRVAEAPALV; encoded by the coding sequence ATGAGCCAAGCCCTTCTTTCCACGCCGCTTTCCACGCCTCTCGCCCCGTCTTCCGCCGGACGCAGCGCATCGATCGCACGTCTGTGCGACGCGCTCGACGCGATCTTCGACGCCTGCGCGGCCTTCCCCGAGCCATCCAATTCGACGTTCTTCGCGCGCAGCATGCGCATCGTGCTCGCCGAAGCCGCCGCCGACCCCGCACTGCTGAGCCCGGCGCAACGCGAAAGCTCGACGGACAACTACCGTCGTCATCTGCTGGCTGCCGATCCGCGAGGGCGTTATGCGATCGCGTCGCTGGTGTGGTTGCCGCAACAGGCGAGTCCGGTGCACGCGCATCACACGTGGTGCGGTTACACGGTGCTGGACGGCACGCTGAGCGAAACCGTATTCGAATGGGACGACGCGCGGCATTGCGCGAGCGCTGCCCGCACGCAGGCGCGCAAGCAGGGCGCGGTGTCCTTCGTGCGCGGCGGGCGCGGTGGGATTCATCGGTTGGGAAACAGGGCGATGGCGGATGATCCGGCCACGGCCACGCCGGCTGTCTCGCTGCATATCTACGGCGTCGCGGGCGCGCAGATCGCCACGCATGTGAACGACATCGTGCGTGTGGCGGAGGCGCCGGCGCTGGTTTAA
- a CDS encoding Lrp/AsnC family transcriptional regulator — protein sequence MGMDIIDRKLLELLQEDATMPIAELAQRVNLSQTPCWKRLQRLKEAGVIRAQVALCDARKLGVGTTVFVAVRTNQHTEAWAQTFTRAVQDIPEVVEVYRMSGETDYLLRVVVSDIDDYDRVYKLLIAAVPLYDVSSSFAMEQIKYSTALPVRYTA from the coding sequence GTGGGAATGGATATCATCGACCGGAAGCTGCTGGAGCTGTTGCAGGAAGACGCGACCATGCCGATCGCCGAACTCGCGCAGCGCGTGAATCTGTCGCAAACGCCTTGCTGGAAGCGGCTGCAGCGCTTGAAGGAGGCCGGCGTGATCCGCGCGCAGGTGGCGCTATGCGACGCGCGCAAACTCGGCGTGGGGACCACGGTATTCGTCGCGGTACGCACGAATCAGCATACCGAGGCGTGGGCACAAACCTTCACGCGCGCGGTGCAGGATATACCGGAGGTGGTGGAGGTTTATCGGATGAGCGGTGAAACCGATTATCTGTTGCGCGTCGTGGTATCGGATATCGACGACTATGACCGGGTTTATAAGCTGTTGATCGCGGCTGTCCCGCTTTACGACGTGAGCTCCAGTTTTGCGATGGAGCAGATCAAGTATTCGACCGCCTTGCCGGTGCGTTATACCGCGTGA
- a CDS encoding type VI secretion system Vgr family protein has protein sequence MDTQNIIGAIKGGLLQQDRLIKLDTPAGNNVLLPQRALGRSRIGRDFGWTVDLVSTAASGDVQLKTLIAQPVTLWIQQSDRSYRPHHGYVHTARRLGGDGGLTSYQIGFASWMHFLRFRRDQKYWQDKSADEIITDVFNQHPQAQGMFRFALSQPLPSRSYCRQDETDWNFVHRLLESEGLYGFWQQASDGKSHTLVITDRLQTLTPLAPEQVDFYRAGTGSETDALVQWSGTRTLQSALLSTRTFDYKNPSTPFNPKATSVPTLANQGALPSQMEVYEYTGGYTYPEQTRGDHLSKIRMEEWESRAKRFHGEGGLRAIDAGVRFTIAGHPEHDNDAAGQREFAAIEVTWTIANNLPLSGHEADFPHSLHHELAQAQAGDTGGAFSVSHADGSSGFYRVGIEAQRTTVPFRSPFDHRKPDAKLETAIVVGPKGAEAYTDGLNRIKVMFVWDRVNQGDERASCWVRVAQSDTGDGYGAVHMPRAGEELLIGYVGNDIDRPIALHRVYNGAAKPQWHSNGLLSGYRSKEFSGEGYNQMVMDDSTSQNRVHLYSSSSNAQLHLGYLIDQTGNTRGGYLGSGFDLSSQAYGALRAGRGLYVSAHPVTSQPLDASEASRQLAGSTGVLEAASQASEASQAESLKEGQDALKSFGDATRHSTTGTTGTGGVTAGGGTGNANAFSQPVMLFAAPAGIALSTQKSAHVAADQHINLVSGQSTHIATGKSLVASITNRLSLFVQNAGMKLFAAKGKVEVQAHADNVEVTAQKSLLLASVTEKVQAAAQQEILLTSGGAYIRIKDGNIEIHAPGKIDIKGAQHAFSGPTRMDVTNPAFKDMPTRKLMLNTMASPSATNVVPAGMPYKLFADGALVKQGVFDKTGQLPIDHQVTTKRYTLEMANGVTHEIPVPGEYRDAANGALANQGFQFHEVLPDGETPAPDRALHRQTYSDLLNPPSDT, from the coding sequence ATGGATACCCAGAACATAATCGGGGCGATAAAAGGCGGACTGCTTCAGCAGGACCGCCTGATTAAACTGGATACCCCGGCGGGGAATAACGTTTTGCTGCCGCAGCGCGCGCTCGGCAGGTCGAGAATCGGGCGTGATTTCGGCTGGACCGTCGATCTCGTGTCCACCGCCGCCTCGGGCGACGTCCAGTTGAAGACCTTGATCGCGCAGCCGGTGACGCTGTGGATCCAGCAGTCCGACCGCTCCTATCGTCCGCATCACGGTTACGTGCACACGGCGCGCCGGCTTGGCGGGGACGGCGGGTTGACGTCGTATCAGATCGGTTTCGCGTCATGGATGCACTTCTTGCGGTTCCGTCGCGACCAGAAGTACTGGCAGGACAAGAGCGCCGACGAAATCATCACGGACGTCTTCAATCAGCATCCGCAGGCGCAGGGGATGTTTCGTTTCGCGCTGTCGCAGCCGCTGCCGTCCCGCTCGTATTGCCGGCAGGATGAAACCGACTGGAACTTCGTGCATCGACTGCTGGAGTCGGAAGGACTTTATGGTTTCTGGCAGCAGGCCAGCGACGGCAAGTCGCACACGTTGGTGATCACCGACCGTCTGCAAACGCTCACGCCGCTCGCACCGGAGCAGGTCGATTTCTATCGTGCCGGAACCGGCAGCGAGACGGATGCGCTGGTGCAATGGTCGGGCACGCGCACGCTGCAATCGGCGTTGCTGTCCACGCGCACGTTCGACTACAAGAATCCGTCGACGCCGTTCAATCCGAAGGCGACCAGCGTGCCGACCCTCGCGAATCAGGGGGCGTTGCCGTCGCAGATGGAGGTGTACGAGTACACCGGCGGCTACACCTATCCGGAGCAGACGCGCGGCGATCATCTGTCGAAGATCCGGATGGAGGAATGGGAGTCGCGGGCCAAGCGCTTTCATGGCGAAGGCGGGTTGCGTGCGATCGATGCAGGGGTGCGCTTTACCATCGCCGGCCATCCGGAGCACGACAACGATGCAGCGGGACAGCGCGAATTCGCGGCCATCGAGGTCACGTGGACGATCGCCAACAATCTGCCGTTGTCCGGACATGAAGCCGACTTTCCGCACAGCCTGCATCACGAACTTGCACAGGCCCAGGCCGGCGATACGGGCGGCGCGTTCAGCGTGTCGCATGCCGACGGGTCGAGCGGCTTCTATCGCGTCGGCATCGAAGCGCAGCGCACGACGGTGCCGTTCCGCAGTCCGTTCGATCATCGCAAGCCGGATGCGAAGCTGGAGACGGCGATCGTCGTCGGGCCGAAGGGCGCCGAGGCCTACACGGACGGATTGAACCGCATCAAGGTCATGTTCGTGTGGGACCGCGTGAATCAGGGCGACGAGCGCGCGTCGTGCTGGGTGCGCGTCGCGCAGTCCGATACGGGCGATGGTTACGGCGCCGTGCACATGCCGCGCGCGGGCGAGGAACTGCTGATCGGCTATGTCGGCAACGATATCGACCGGCCGATCGCGCTGCATCGCGTGTATAACGGCGCGGCGAAACCGCAGTGGCATTCGAACGGCTTGCTGTCGGGGTATCGCTCGAAGGAGTTCTCGGGCGAGGGGTACAACCAGATGGTGATGGACGATTCGACCTCGCAGAATCGCGTGCATCTGTATAGCTCCAGCAGCAATGCGCAATTGCACCTCGGGTATCTGATCGACCAGACGGGCAATACGCGCGGCGGTTATCTCGGCAGCGGCTTCGATCTGAGTTCGCAGGCGTATGGTGCGTTGCGCGCCGGCCGCGGGTTGTATGTGTCGGCGCATCCGGTCACGAGCCAGCCGCTCGACGCGAGCGAGGCGAGCCGGCAACTCGCGGGATCGACGGGCGTGCTCGAAGCGGCGTCGCAGGCGAGCGAGGCTTCGCAGGCCGAGAGCCTGAAGGAGGGGCAGGACGCGTTGAAGAGCTTCGGCGATGCGACGCGGCATAGCACGACGGGGACGACGGGCACAGGCGGCGTCACGGCCGGCGGCGGCACGGGCAATGCGAATGCGTTCTCGCAGCCGGTGATGCTGTTCGCCGCGCCGGCCGGTATCGCGTTGTCGACGCAGAAGTCCGCGCATGTCGCCGCGGATCAGCACATCAACCTCGTCAGCGGGCAGAGCACGCATATCGCGACGGGCAAGTCGCTGGTGGCGAGCATCACGAACCGGTTGAGTCTGTTCGTGCAGAACGCGGGGATGAAGCTGTTCGCGGCGAAGGGGAAAGTGGAAGTGCAGGCGCACGCGGACAACGTCGAGGTGACGGCGCAGAAGTCGCTACTGCTGGCGTCGGTGACGGAGAAGGTGCAGGCGGCCGCGCAGCAGGAGATTTTGCTGACCTCGGGCGGCGCGTATATCCGCATCAAGGACGGCAACATCGAGATTCACGCGCCGGGCAAGATCGATATCAAGGGCGCGCAGCATGCGTTCAGCGGGCCGACGCGGATGGATGTGACGAACCCGGCGTTCAAGGATATGCCGACGCGGAAGTTGATGTTGAATACGATGGCGTCGCCGTCGGCGACGAATGTCGTTCCGGCGGGCATGCCTTATAAGCTGTTCGCGGACGGGGCGTTGGTGAAGCAGGGGGTGTTCGATAAGACCGGACAGTTGCCGATCGATCATCAGGTGACGACGAAGCGGTATACGTTGGAGATGGCGAATGGGGTGACGCATGAGATTCCGGTGCCGGGGGAGTACCGGGATGCGGCGAATGGCGCGCTTGCGAATCAGGGGTTTCAGTTTCATGAAGTGCTACCAGACGGCGAGACGCCCGCGCCTGACCGTGCGTTGCATCGGCAGACCTACAGCGATCTTCTCAATCCTCCTTCGGACACGTAG
- a CDS encoding phosphatidylserine/phosphatidylglycerophosphate/cardiolipin synthase family protein → MATPNTTITTPIAQNQTNTCRVALPWFVQNTEYSPASCTYLPLVNGEEAFGAVYDAILAAKHSVDIICWGFQPSMYFRRGSGGTRTIGSLLVQKGKQNVKVRLLCWHDDYYLSQLGETNMPGENFETWFKAVIPDWVYKKVSLLARDYQTLSERVYDTVWYYCANLNNVTMAGMWETISRKWNWLTQYPLTFSNVEFATRDFPLMERSESVWRLYLHGKDTERDPRTKLTNASVTGFLTPSHHQKMVLIDYEDPKLATGFVMGHNMLDQYWDKSDHSATRHEPEQGRNGPYPWQDVSSRVTGPILEFLNKNFCQAWDLATGQSLGASRQGMAKSLIPRPDGGSGPKVMAQILRTQLQTGKDKSGKALANVADIEKMYLQAVNNATRYVFIQNQYFRFVPLANQIKQSVAQQIKCGRNVSRDGSVHLFVITNSIDDGVGPGSLNTYRMLDALGQKNAMPGVERAPKDAALDAQQSALEKKLASDLNQRTKLEGGQGPQLGSFDPMEAQSALSAFSQNEDALQKDQQDLEELQRRRTEISRKEIENVDVPSMSIPGLKVHVCTLVAPDSPAGNWLPVYVHAKVMTIDDAFTTQGSANLNSRSMENDSEMNICTDDAGVAHSLRVKLWNLHTKGQGAQDDPAVAFDRWSTIIKNNNDLLNVGKQSPMASLVGFLRTSATLSGVD, encoded by the coding sequence ATGGCAACACCTAACACGACGATCACGACACCCATCGCGCAAAACCAGACGAACACCTGCCGAGTTGCGTTACCTTGGTTCGTTCAGAATACCGAGTACTCTCCCGCGTCGTGTACTTACCTCCCGTTGGTCAACGGAGAGGAAGCGTTTGGCGCCGTGTATGACGCGATCCTTGCCGCGAAGCACTCGGTCGATATCATCTGCTGGGGGTTTCAACCATCGATGTATTTCAGACGAGGTAGCGGCGGTACGCGAACAATTGGTAGTCTGCTTGTGCAGAAGGGCAAGCAAAACGTGAAAGTTCGCCTGCTGTGCTGGCACGATGACTATTATTTATCGCAGTTGGGTGAGACCAACATGCCGGGCGAAAACTTCGAGACGTGGTTCAAGGCGGTAATTCCTGATTGGGTCTACAAGAAAGTCTCACTGCTTGCGCGCGACTATCAAACGTTGTCTGAGCGTGTTTACGACACGGTGTGGTATTACTGCGCCAACTTGAACAATGTCACGATGGCGGGGATGTGGGAGACGATCTCGCGCAAATGGAACTGGCTGACCCAATACCCTCTTACCTTCTCAAATGTCGAGTTCGCGACGCGCGATTTTCCGCTCATGGAACGAAGTGAAAGCGTGTGGCGACTGTACTTGCACGGTAAGGATACCGAGCGTGATCCTCGAACAAAGTTGACGAACGCGTCCGTGACGGGGTTCCTGACTCCCTCTCATCACCAGAAAATGGTGCTGATCGACTATGAGGATCCGAAGCTGGCGACAGGTTTTGTGATGGGGCATAACATGCTCGATCAGTACTGGGACAAAAGCGATCACAGCGCCACGCGGCACGAGCCCGAGCAAGGTCGCAACGGACCCTATCCATGGCAGGATGTCTCCAGCCGGGTGACCGGGCCAATTCTGGAGTTTCTTAACAAGAACTTTTGTCAGGCGTGGGACCTCGCGACGGGTCAAAGTCTGGGAGCGTCGCGCCAAGGTATGGCAAAGTCGCTGATTCCTCGACCTGACGGTGGATCGGGTCCGAAGGTGATGGCGCAGATCCTTCGTACACAGTTGCAGACTGGTAAGGACAAAAGTGGCAAGGCGTTGGCGAACGTCGCAGACATCGAGAAGATGTACCTTCAGGCGGTGAACAACGCGACAAGATACGTTTTTATTCAGAACCAGTATTTCCGGTTCGTGCCGCTCGCCAACCAGATCAAACAGTCAGTGGCGCAGCAGATTAAATGTGGGCGCAACGTAAGTAGGGATGGTTCGGTTCACCTGTTTGTAATCACGAACTCTATTGACGACGGAGTGGGGCCCGGTAGTCTCAACACCTATCGAATGCTGGACGCATTAGGACAGAAAAATGCCATGCCGGGTGTTGAACGGGCACCGAAAGATGCTGCGCTGGATGCGCAACAGAGCGCGCTTGAGAAAAAGCTCGCGAGCGACCTGAATCAGCGGACAAAGCTGGAGGGCGGGCAGGGTCCGCAATTGGGTTCTTTTGATCCAATGGAAGCACAGAGTGCTTTGTCGGCTTTCAGTCAGAACGAAGATGCTCTTCAGAAGGATCAGCAAGATTTGGAAGAGTTGCAAAGACGCAGAACCGAAATCAGTCGCAAAGAAATTGAGAACGTGGACGTGCCGTCAATGAGCATTCCAGGTCTAAAGGTTCACGTGTGCACATTGGTTGCGCCTGACTCGCCTGCGGGGAACTGGCTTCCAGTGTACGTGCACGCAAAGGTGATGACTATAGACGATGCGTTCACGACGCAGGGTTCCGCTAATCTGAATTCCCGCAGCATGGAGAACGATAGCGAAATGAACATCTGTACTGATGATGCGGGCGTAGCGCATTCGTTGCGGGTGAAGCTGTGGAACCTGCATACAAAGGGGCAGGGAGCCCAGGATGATCCGGCGGTCGCGTTCGATCGTTGGTCGACAATTATCAAAAATAACAATGACCTTTTGAACGTAGGGAAACAATCTCCTATGGCCTCGCTTGTGGGCTTTCTTCGTACATCAGCTACCCTCAGCGGCGTAGATTAA
- a CDS encoding sel1 repeat family protein, whose product MKKNALVIVLAFVLCACTKKDTPLAPLPDTSAVRANLAFTCVHEADRLPALDPEADKLFKYARYLEKKDGPKDFNNVSRYYRIAAAHGHYKANRNLQLLIAQGLADSPDAPKESVDLAMQLVIEGVPSGYYDIGHYLETGYGLKPDIEAALSYFRKAADLGNPEAQAYVAEQLAPHDRAPDIAKQMRQCAADQGYGDAANSLAINLKNSGLYPEAVVAYQKGVEAGDILSAMALGDGFTAPPSSDRLTYLALPSDPERARRYREIEHFIRSNDGNNPKIPDIDKIVPLPPAQLPPWDGNFLWQKQRDAAALPVKPSDELVEQMAKAKALDPVTGLPLKGLPENTPAIDQSAAVTPRVPIGTIAATGEVCPEDGQWCARLGKGQTGDSQRRFLKGDVLPSLVVHESRKLALLDKLMEPRQQMSKVEWELVGYLDHQA is encoded by the coding sequence ATGAAAAAAAACGCACTGGTCATCGTTCTGGCATTTGTTCTATGCGCTTGTACGAAAAAGGATACTCCGTTGGCCCCATTACCTGACACAAGCGCCGTACGCGCCAATCTTGCCTTCACTTGCGTGCATGAAGCGGACCGTCTTCCTGCACTTGATCCTGAAGCGGACAAGCTGTTCAAGTATGCTCGTTATCTGGAAAAAAAAGACGGGCCGAAAGATTTCAACAACGTTTCCCGCTACTATCGGATTGCCGCAGCCCATGGACACTACAAGGCCAATCGAAATCTGCAATTGTTGATTGCACAGGGGCTCGCCGACTCGCCGGATGCGCCAAAGGAGTCGGTCGATCTTGCCATGCAATTGGTTATCGAAGGGGTGCCGAGCGGCTACTATGATATCGGTCACTATCTCGAAACTGGTTATGGCCTGAAACCTGACATAGAAGCTGCATTGAGCTACTTCCGTAAAGCAGCGGATCTGGGAAATCCAGAAGCACAGGCATATGTGGCTGAACAACTCGCTCCTCACGATCGAGCCCCTGACATCGCGAAACAGATGCGCCAGTGTGCGGCGGACCAGGGATATGGGGATGCCGCGAATTCGTTGGCGATCAATCTAAAGAACAGCGGGCTCTACCCGGAAGCCGTCGTCGCGTATCAAAAGGGTGTGGAAGCTGGCGATATATTGTCGGCAATGGCTTTAGGGGACGGATTTACAGCGCCGCCTAGCTCTGATCGTCTTACGTACCTTGCCTTGCCAAGCGATCCCGAGCGTGCGCGACGATATCGCGAAATTGAGCATTTTATTCGCAGCAACGACGGCAACAATCCCAAGATTCCTGACATTGACAAAATCGTACCTTTACCTCCGGCCCAGCTCCCTCCTTGGGACGGAAATTTCCTATGGCAGAAGCAGCGGGACGCCGCCGCGCTGCCAGTGAAACCCTCGGATGAGCTTGTCGAACAGATGGCAAAAGCGAAAGCTCTTGATCCAGTAACCGGCCTCCCGTTAAAAGGGTTGCCTGAGAATACGCCCGCCATAGATCAATCCGCGGCCGTGACGCCACGCGTCCCAATCGGAACGATTGCCGCAACTGGCGAGGTATGTCCGGAGGATGGTCAATGGTGCGCGAGGCTCGGCAAAGGTCAGACAGGCGATTCACAGCGCCGCTTCCTGAAGGGTGACGTGTTGCCTTCGCTCGTCGTGCACGAGTCGCGCAAACTCGCATTGCTCGACAAACTGATGGAACCGCGTCAGCAGATGTCGAAGGTGGAATGGGAACTGGTTGGCTATCTCGATCACCAGGCCTGA
- a CDS encoding PAAR domain-containing protein, with amino-acid sequence MKRYMILTGDKTTANGTVLAQSTSLGLNDKNIAHENDEVSCPACHSTGKIQCDGPRIPMTGPDGRRVALSDDLCICKCNPPPKLVASQQAMSVDA; translated from the coding sequence ATGAAACGCTACATGATCCTGACCGGCGACAAGACGACGGCTAACGGCACGGTACTCGCCCAGTCGACGTCGCTCGGTTTGAACGATAAAAACATCGCGCATGAAAACGATGAAGTTTCGTGTCCGGCATGTCACTCGACAGGCAAGATCCAATGCGACGGTCCGCGCATTCCGATGACGGGACCCGATGGTCGTCGTGTCGCGCTGAGCGACGATCTGTGCATCTGCAAATGCAATCCACCGCCGAAGCTTGTCGCTTCCCAGCAGGCGATGTCGGTGGATGCTTGA